The genomic interval tctatctatttactttCTTACTTTGATGATTCAAATTATGCATATtgaaaagttagaaaaaaaattatttataatctatTGACTATATTTTGTGGCTAATTGTTATTATCTATATGTACTCACATAAAAAAGGTCGATAATGGTGATAAGCCTAAATTATTTGCAACCTCTGCTCTAATATCGACCTTTTTAGTTTCTCTTTGAGACTGTTTCAAACTAAACATTCAAGCATTTTAGTTATGGTAACTTTTTGTGGAATAAATAACAAGAAGCTTTCTCAACAGATTTGAAAgtgagaaataaaaaataacagaGAGGGTGTGTTTGGGAGTAATAGTTGGAgtcattatttaaaataaataaataaataaatacaattgatttcgtaaaattgattttcaaacaatcaaaatgattttgaattattatatttgattctaaaaattaatttaaagttaCCCAATTACTTGAAATTGTATTTTCTATTtgagaaattattttttaactaaatatttatgataaatatctatttctatttattttctaGTTAAATTCTTATACGCATGATTGATATTTTGAGTAAAGTGAATGTTTATAACagatattaaaagaaaattcaaaatatatataattatttattttattaacaatttaatGACAGACAATGATTGTCATTTTTTGTTCATGCATTTAAAATCTTAAAAGAATGATTTTACAAATAGCTATCAGCAATagtttaacaaaaactaaattaaatagtCATTTTGGGACTGATTCTTTATCAATTACTTAACAAAAATCACCTATCAACTAGTtccttcaaaatcaatttaaaattattttggatttttctaaaatcaactTTAATTCATGCCAAACACCATCAttttaaagaaaagtgattttGGCAAGAGAAAAAAGTGATTTGATCACAAACATACCCTAATACAAATAAAAAGTTACACTAGCGTTAATGATGACCATTAGAAAGTTgtttggacgaactttggttcagTTTGAGTTTCAACATTGCCTTGTTCTAAATAATTTGTcatgcataaatatttttaagatcAAGATTGTGAGGATTTATGAAGGGTTGTTGTAGAAGAGTTTATTTGCATGGTTGTAATTAGAatataattctaaaatataaaattgatagaaatttatcCGTAACTATCTCACTTAATAGACTTTattattactaattttttagctttttgttcatatatattgaatttaagtttttgtttttttcatgaAATTGTTGAATACAAATTCAACTATGATCtatctcaaattaatttttatgttgtattgtttttattcttttaaagaaaCACCATCaactataaaataataatattaagcTAGTAAGATATGACTTGAAAGTACATACTATGACAGACTCTAGAATCAAGgaattgttggattttttttaatgtgtgtTAATTTACGCTGGATTTtctgaaaggaaaaaaaattgtattccTTAATTGGACAATAGAATATATTATTATCTTTAAATGTTCTACTTacgttttttcaaaaaaaaaaatatataaattaaatatatcattaCGACTAAATACCAAATTGTTAATAGAACACATTAAATAAAATTCTTGTCGTGTGAGTAtgtgaagattttttttttaatataatattttataagaaaaaaatgtatttttagtCCCTGAGATTTGAGATTAGCATCTATTTGattccttaagtttcaaaataaataGTTTAATCTAAGGTTTGGAAAATGTTTCTAAATGGTCTTTCAATTAACTTGATTGTCGGggaattttatataatttaataaaaataagtatAATGAGTGAGGCTTGAACCTAGATAAAAAGTGGTTGGAAGGTAAATTTACCACTAGGCTTTCTTATATATAACATAAAGAGCATAAAGTTGAGGGGAGCTCGAGCCTCTAGGCCCATACTAAATCCGCCCCTGAATGTAAATCTCTATATTTGAGAACAAGTTAACCTACGACTTGTATGAATGCCCAACGGTACGACAACTGGGTGAAGAAATCGAAGATGTGGAAAATTGATTTAGGGTTTTTGGAATCTAAGAGAGATTTAGGGTTCAacattttacaaataaaaaataatcttttCTTCTATGGAGGTTTTTGCGAAGATCAGAGATTTgaggggagaaaaaaaaaagggaggaCAGAAATGGAGAGAAggaaagattaaagaaaaatcGACCTAattaaacaacaataaaaaaatattattttatttaaatttggccaaCGTAACATGTCTTGTCATTTTTCCGTTCGTCAACTAACAGTCAAGTTAACCTGGGGACCATTTAAAAGAATTTTCTaaacctcaggaacaaagtgtTAATTATAAAACTTTAGGAATCAAATAGATGATAGCCTTAAAGCTCAAGACCAAAAGTgaattttactctattttataATTAGTGTTGGAAagtgaaatataaattttgaatgaaTGTAATTTTCATTGAGTTTCCATTGAAATATAAACTTCGCTCGACGCAATTAATTTATCCGTACTTTCAAGAGAAATGACTTATCCCGAAGGCTTCATTTAGGGTTGATAGAAAGCCTCATCATTGATCCGTTGAGATATCCTTTTTCCCTGACAAGGCTTTTTTGGGTCAGAAAATTAAGGTTTTCTCGATGACGCTTTCCCGATGATGCTATCGATGATTGGTTTATCATCGGGATAGATTTTGTCGATGGTATTGTAAACTTTAGCCGACGGTTTCCGTTATcgggaaatgttcaaattcttGCCGTGCTAAAATAGAAGTGGCATTATTTCCCCCAAATTAAagcttaaaaaaaaaggtttaaaaaaaatacttttgatccctaactttcatgaaagtaatttagtccctaaactttaatatgtaacaatttagtcattatacttttaaattcacAACAGTTTATTCAATAACGTAAACAAAtctatcaaaattagatgttaatttttactattttatgatgtaaactttgtattttataaaaatattaaatctcTAATTAGTTTGTTGATTTCTTTATGAAAGAAATATCAAATCTTAACATTAATTTCTACAATAgcaactaaattgttacaaattttaaagtataagaaCAACATTGTTACATAgtaaaatttatggactaaattgttaccaaTTTTAAAGTACAAAGACTACATTGTTACATagtaaaatttagggactaaattattacaaaatcgaaagttcaaagactaaatcgttataaaccaaaatttagagactaaattattacaaaaagactaaatcgttacaaactaaaatttagagactaaattgttaagTGAATTTTAAATGAGAGAGAGAACCTATTCTGTTTGAAAGACCTCAGCCCACATTTTTCcttaacaaaaacaaaagtaagcGTAAAAGTAAATGAAAAGCAAATGAGAAAACCTAAACCCTCTTTCACTTTCTTCATCAGTCTCGTCGCCACCATTGGTATACATATTCAACTACGTATGTGGAAGATAAAAAGGTTTTCATAACTTATTGTGTATAATAATAACAGGGTATTAATTATAATCATTTACACCATTCATTAGCATTATGAATTCATATGATAATATAACGGCAGGAATATGAAACACCAAACTTTAATGTAGCATATACTcctaaattgaataaaattgtgtaaaatgacaaaattacaaattaattacataacattttttatttaatgacaaaattgtGTTAAATGGGTAATAATAATGAAATGATGATGCATTTGACAtaaaattctatcaaatttttaaaccagaacaaaaattttaaaaatgattatttgcaatttattaaaaatttaagggtTAAAGTTATTCAAAAATGTAGtatagataaataaaattatgtaataatatgagtttaacaatactaatcatcgatagaattaaaaaagtttgggttaaaatttattataaatttttggGCGCATTTCATCTTCATTTCAATTTCACATCACGCATTATATAAAGCCGTTCCCCCCCTTCCCTGTTCCTTGCATTACTCTCCCTTTCCTTCTCTGCGCGTCTCTCCTAATTCTAGAAAACCACCATGAGAGCTCTCAGAAGCGCCGTCGTCAGTCGCAAGAAGCTTAACGCACagtaatcttcttcttcttcacgcTGATTTTGGGCTTCTTGTTTCGATTTTCATCTTCAATAAGTTCCTACGTTCTTTTGTTTCGATTTTCGATCTATGTTTTTACTTCATGTACGATTAGTTTCTCTTCAACTGATTCTATGTTCTTCATCTCTGTATTTTTCTGTTCTTATGCTTTCTACGTAATGTTCGGCCATTTTTCTTTCTAAGTTGTTTTTCTATTCTTTTGTAATGTTTCGCCTCTATTTGTGTTCCTAATTGTGTTGAATTTTACAGCCTGCATTCTCTAATTCTCATCagttttttattagttttgcttTCCTATTACGCAAGGTTCCTTCATCAATTATCTGAATACCTGAACTAATCTACTGACATTATTTTTGTATTCTATGTTTTAACTCTACTATTTTCCCTACGTTTTTGGATGTAAGACTAAATTGAATATACTCCTAAAGATTTTATTCGATTACATTCGTTCTTCTTGATATAtacgtgatttttttttttttttaatcatcgatCCGTTTTCTGAAGGATGCTGAAGCAGAGAAAGACTGAGATGAAATCCACGAAAAGCAAAAAAGCCACGAAGAAAGATCAAAATGCTCCGAAACGTCCAGCTACAGCCTTCTTCGTTTTCATGTAAGAATAATTTATAATTGAGGCTACTTCGTTTTGAAATCTACTTTTACGTTCTAGTTTTCATCAGATTTGTCCATTCTGATTTCGATTTCTTGTTTTGGAAATGATAGGGAGGAATTCAGAAAGACGTTCAAGGAGGAGTTTCCTGATGCAAAAGCTGGTCCAGTGGTGAGATTTTATACTGTTTGTTTTTATTGCTCCACTTATGTTTTAGATATGACTGAGTGGAGAATCAGGACTTCTAGCTAGATTTTATATTTGCGTTTAACTGTGTTTTGTTATTTTGCAGGTCGGCAAAGCTGGTGGTGAGAAATGGAAGTCGATGTCTGATACTGTAAGACTACGATCTCTTATTTTCGTACTATTTCTATAGAAAACTAATTCGAGACTAGAAATGAGCGAGTAATCTTAACAACAAATGATTAAGGAGAAAGATTGGAGGTCACTGTATTTGAAGATCGTTTCACGTTTTGTTCTCTGTATTGACTTCTCAACTAGATCAGAGTGATTGACGATACAAATCTGTGGTACTTGTGCTTCTTCCTCAGGAAAAAGCTCCTTACGCTGAAAAAGCTTTGCGAAGGAAGGCAGAGTATGAGATAGCTCTTGAAGCTTACAAGAAGAATCTCGTAATTAACTTGTTCCCACTCTTCTTTCACTCCTTCGCCTTCACTTTGCCTGAACATCACAATGGTTTCATTTATCATCTGTTATCCGAATCTCTCCTCTCTAAGATCTCCTGGTTCACAGAATTGCTGCGCGGACGCTGAAGCTGAAATTGAAATGCCAACTGAATCACAGAAATCAACCTCTGAGGTCCATGATGACGCAGAGCAGGAAGCTAGCTCTAGCTCTTAGGTATTGTTCATACATCTGATCATGTACATTATCCTCTTCCATTATTTCTTTTAGCTAAACTATAGGTGTTAATTTTATCACTACGGCCACCTGATTTGGTTTTCTATATTGTTTGCCATGATTTTTGCAGGACTTCAGTGTACTTAGTGGTAACAAACGATGTTCATATCAATAAAAGTTTCATGGTTATGTGAACGAAAGCTTGCAAGTGCAAAGGGAGTCGACAGGAAGCTAGAATTTGCGCAACTCTTTAACAATTTTAGCACAAAATATTTCTTTCTATCATATGTATATTCTATGTACTGCTCTAGTGGTGAACTCAATTCTCTTGTGATTATTCTCTGGTTAACAAGGGTTGCATGTTTTGAATTTCCGATTCAAATTTCTTATGGATATTTCTGAATTCGGAACAAAGAAAATCTTAGTTTTAAATTTCTGTAAAGGATTACTTTGTGGACTCGTCTTAATACTTCGTCTTAATACTTCTTAATTAGTTGTAGTTTTCGAATCCAAGTCTCTGGTCTTATAGAgcaaatttccattttcattgatGAGTGAACCCAATTTGAATCAAAGTTTTGAACAAGGGATGAAAATAATTAACTACATCTTTAAAGCTACATTAGAAAGTTAATTAAAATACACATCAACAGAAAAAATACATAGGTGCATTTTAGGTTACATTGGCCAATCATACTTTGTcacatgaaatttttttttttacttttttaaactacttttaattttttttgtatgaaTAGAGTTGGATACATAAATATGAATAAATTACACAAAACATTAGAGTATAACTACAACCATTCTCGACCCTAAAAGCTACTAAATTAGGGATACTAAAACATTTGAAGCAGGTAGAAagggaaaaattaaaaggatattgtacttttagaaattatttaggaaaatattgttgttttcaaactatttgtaaaaatattgttgtttta from Benincasa hispida cultivar B227 chromosome 10, ASM972705v1, whole genome shotgun sequence carries:
- the LOC120088876 gene encoding high mobility group B protein 1-like, whose product is MRALRSAVVSRKKLNAQMLKQRKTEMKSTKSKKATKKDQNAPKRPATAFFVFMEEFRKTFKEEFPDAKAGPVVGKAGGEKWKSMSDTEKAPYAEKALRRKAEYEIALEAYKKNLNCCADAEAEIEMPTESQKSTSEVHDDAEQEASSSS